A portion of the Cryptomeria japonica chromosome 5, Sugi_1.0, whole genome shotgun sequence genome contains these proteins:
- the LOC131032681 gene encoding auxin-responsive protein SAUR24 has protein sequence MARRKGNPQVIQVKPIMRAVSRFVNAHKTVGYGLSRRRRRYFTSEDMFMGRSCGALPSDVPKGHCAVYVGSERSRFIIPAVYLNHSLFRALLDKAEEEYGFDHQMGLIIPCEEAVFQYLTSMLSKKDLGLNNIKLDELLDIPSVPQVL, from the coding sequence ATGGCAAGGAGAAAGGGAAATCCCCAAGTCATACAGGTGAAGCCCATAATGAGAGCCGTCTCTAGGTTTGTCAATGCCCACAAGACAGTTGGGTATGGTCTTTCTAGAAGGAGGAGAAGGTATTTCACCTCTGAAGATATGTTCATGGGCAGATCCTGTGGTGCACTTCCATCAGATGTTCCAAAGGGCCACTGTGCAGTGTACGTTGGCAGTGAGCGCTCTAGGTTTATCATCCCTGCTGTTTATTTGAATCATTCTCTGTTCCGGGCATTGCTGGATAAGGCCGAGGAAGAGTATGGATTTGATCACCAGATGGGACTCATCATTCCCTGTGAGGAGGCTGTTTTCCAGTATCTGACATCCATGTTGAGCAAAAAGGATCTGGGACTCAACAATATCAAACTGGACGAACTCCTTGACATACCCAGTGTTCCTCAAGTTTTATAG